The Ruminococcus bovis genome includes a region encoding these proteins:
- a CDS encoding exodeoxyribonuclease III, with amino-acid sequence MKMVSWNVNGLRACVTKGFVDIFNELDADIFCLQETKLQEGQIDLPLDGYYQYWNYAEKKGYSGTAIFTKKEPLAVTNGIGIDEHNTEGRVITLEYEDFFFVTCYTPNSQNELKRLDYRMKWEDDFREYLLSLNEKKPVILCGDLNVAHNEIDLKNPKTNRKNAGFSNEEREKMTTLLNSGFTDSFRYLYPDKEGIYSWWSYRFNARKNNAGWRIDYFITSDSIKDKIIDSKIHTDIMGSDHCPVELDIDL; translated from the coding sequence ATGAAAATGGTTTCATGGAATGTTAATGGACTAAGAGCCTGTGTTACTAAAGGCTTTGTTGATATTTTTAATGAGCTTGATGCAGATATTTTCTGCTTACAAGAAACAAAATTACAAGAAGGACAGATTGATTTACCACTTGATGGGTACTATCAATACTGGAATTATGCTGAGAAAAAGGGTTACTCAGGCACTGCAATTTTCACAAAAAAAGAACCATTAGCAGTTACTAATGGCATAGGAATTGATGAGCATAACACTGAGGGCAGAGTAATCACTCTTGAATATGAGGACTTTTTCTTTGTTACTTGCTATACTCCTAACTCACAAAACGAGTTAAAGAGACTTGATTATCGAATGAAATGGGAAGATGATTTTAGAGAATATTTACTGAGTCTTAACGAGAAAAAGCCTGTTATTCTCTGTGGCGACCTTAATGTTGCTCACAATGAAATTGACCTAAAGAACCCTAAGACAAACAGAAAAAATGCCGGTTTCTCTAATGAAGAAAGAGAGAAAATGACCACATTGCTTAATTCAGGTTTTACCGATTCTTTCCGTTACTTATATCCTGATAAGGAAGGAATTTACAGTTGGTGGAGTTATCGTTTTAATGCCAGAAAGAACAATGCAGGATGGCGTATTGACTACTTTATCACATCAGACTCTATCAAAGACAAAATAATTGATAGCAAAATTCACACAGACATTATGGGTAGTGACCATTGTCCTGTTGAACTTGATATTGATTTATAA
- the thiD gene encoding bifunctional hydroxymethylpyrimidine kinase/phosphomethylpyrimidine kinase, with the protein MRTALTIAGSDSGGGAGIQADIKTMITNGVFATCAITALTAQNTLGVTGIMDVDDEFLGKELDAVFTDIYPDAVKIGMVSSSALIKKIAEKLTFYKAKNIVVDPVMVATSGSKLISDDAIETLKNNLFSLATVLTPNIPEAEVISEMKITNEDEMIEASKIISEKYNCAVLLKGGHKVNDANDLLYRNGSYKWFYGKRIDNPNTHGTGCTLSSAIASNLAKGYDLDTSVSRSKEYISGALGAMLDLGKGSGPMNHGFDISSDYVLEKEN; encoded by the coding sequence ATGAGAACAGCATTAACAATCGCCGGTAGTGACTCCGGTGGAGGCGCCGGTATCCAAGCAGATATTAAAACAATGATTACAAATGGAGTTTTTGCCACTTGTGCAATCACTGCTTTAACTGCACAGAATACTTTAGGCGTAACAGGTATTATGGATGTGGATGATGAATTTTTGGGTAAAGAACTTGACGCAGTCTTTACAGACATTTATCCGGATGCAGTAAAGATAGGTATGGTTTCTTCATCAGCACTTATTAAGAAAATTGCCGAAAAGCTAACTTTCTACAAAGCTAAGAACATTGTTGTTGACCCGGTAATGGTGGCAACAAGTGGTTCAAAGCTGATTAGTGATGATGCTATTGAAACACTAAAGAACAATTTGTTTTCTTTAGCTACTGTACTTACTCCAAATATCCCTGAGGCAGAGGTTATCTCTGAAATGAAAATCACTAATGAAGATGAGATGATTGAGGCTTCTAAAATTATTAGCGAAAAGTACAACTGTGCTGTCCTACTAAAAGGTGGACACAAAGTAAATGATGCAAATGACTTGCTATATAGAAATGGCAGTTACAAGTGGTTCTATGGTAAAAGAATTGATAACCCTAATACTCACGGTACAGGTTGCACACTATCAAGTGCTATTGCCTCAAACCTAGCTAAGGGTTACGACCTTGACACATCAGTTTCTCGTTCAAAGGAATATATTTCAGGTGCATTAGGTGCAATGCTTGACCTTGGAAAGGGTAGTGGACCTATGAACCATGGATTTGATATTTCAAGTGATTATGTTTTAGAGAAGGAGAATTAA
- a CDS encoding HAD family hydrolase, which produces MYKLVVFDLDGTLANTLEDLANATNYGLEKAGLKTYPVEDYKQLVGSGVVNLVKRAMSPETDEKIFDIVKGGFDYYYNAHSIDKTAPYEGTEKLLNDLEEKGIKTAVLSNKPDEFVAKILAKIFPNHKFAFAWGKKPEFDIKPSPDALYAMLKELNIKKEECIYVGDSNVDCYTAQNAGVKCCGVSWGFRGRKELEEAGADVVIDNADEFLEKFSL; this is translated from the coding sequence ATGTATAAACTAGTTGTTTTTGATTTAGACGGAACTTTAGCAAATACACTTGAGGACCTTGCAAATGCTACTAACTACGGACTTGAAAAGGCAGGACTAAAGACTTATCCTGTTGAAGATTACAAGCAGTTGGTAGGTAGTGGTGTTGTAAACCTAGTAAAGAGAGCAATGTCACCTGAAACTGATGAAAAGATTTTTGACATTGTAAAGGGTGGCTTTGACTATTATTACAATGCTCATTCAATAGACAAAACTGCACCATATGAAGGTACAGAAAAGTTACTCAATGACCTTGAAGAAAAGGGCATTAAGACAGCTGTACTTTCTAACAAACCTGATGAATTTGTTGCAAAAATTTTGGCAAAGATTTTCCCTAATCATAAATTTGCTTTTGCTTGGGGTAAAAAGCCTGAATTTGACATTAAACCTAGTCCTGATGCACTTTATGCAATGTTAAAAGAACTTAATATTAAAAAAGAAGAATGTATCTATGTTGGTGACAGTAATGTTGACTGTTATACTGCACAGAATGCCGGTGTAAAGTGTTGTGGTGTTAGCTGGGGCTTTAGAGGCAGAAAAGAGCTTGAAGAAGCCGGTGCTGATGTTGTTATTGACAATGCAGATGAATTTTTGGAGAAGTTTTCACTATGA
- a CDS encoding YlcI/YnfO family protein translates to MRKFKIPQMPQTTTKSIRFPNDVIEEVEEALIGTDCTFSAFVVEAVKVALENLKEDDEENNQA, encoded by the coding sequence ATGAGAAAGTTTAAAATTCCACAAATGCCCCAAACCACAACCAAAAGTATTAGATTTCCTAATGATGTAATTGAAGAAGTTGAAGAAGCACTTATCGGTACAGATTGTACCTTTTCTGCATTTGTTGTTGAAGCAGTAAAAGTTGCACTTGAAAATTTAAAAGAAGATGATGAGGAAAATAATCAGGCATAA
- a CDS encoding SHOCT domain-containing protein yields MKELNIKRVFSIISAICFLVFGIMNFMSFYSIINTSYANPTDLSSTLTWSSLYTFDYKFNHIMEIIVSITFGILAIMLFTNKKNKILLASSGLNLIASLILLVNVIKLFKLGRMDIIFICLASIVLFVDILVNVIPSLNKNLNITKVLTFILPVVMLISIIFYLIKFFSSDYDSYDIPYLVRGLLLLIGFISAGLWLSNFEFGKAKNTTTTTQYQPVQKKKTSDADKLLTYKKLLDNGSITQEEFEQKKSEVINNK; encoded by the coding sequence ATGAAAGAATTAAATATTAAAAGAGTCTTTTCCATTATTTCTGCAATCTGTTTTCTGGTGTTTGGTATTATGAATTTTATGTCCTTTTATTCTATTATTAATACTTCATATGCAAACCCAACTGACTTATCAAGCACTCTTACATGGAGTTCCCTTTATACTTTTGATTATAAATTTAATCATATAATGGAAATAATTGTTTCAATTACATTTGGAATTTTAGCAATTATGTTATTCACAAATAAGAAAAATAAAATTCTTTTAGCTAGTTCTGGTTTAAATTTAATAGCAAGTCTTATTTTATTAGTGAATGTTATTAAGTTATTTAAATTAGGTCGTATGGATATTATTTTTATTTGTTTGGCATCAATAGTACTATTTGTTGATATTCTTGTTAATGTTATCCCATCACTAAATAAAAATCTTAATATCACAAAAGTACTTACTTTTATTTTGCCTGTTGTGATGTTAATTTCTATTATATTTTATTTGATTAAATTCTTTAGTTCTGATTATGATTCTTATGACATTCCATATCTCGTAAGAGGATTATTATTGTTAATTGGTTTTATATCTGCAGGTTTATGGTTAAGTAATTTTGAGTTTGGTAAAGCTAAAAATACAACAACAACTACTCAATACCAACCTGTGCAAAAGAAAAAAACAAGTGATGCTGATAAACTACTTACATATAAAAAATTGCTAGATAATGGTTCAATTACTCAGGAAGAGTTTGAACAAAAGAAAAGTGAAGTTATAAACAACAAATAA
- a CDS encoding epoxyqueuosine reductase QueH: MKINYQKKLDRLIAYHQSKGEVPTLLLHSCCAPCSSYCIEYLSNYFKITVLYFNPNIGEKSEYLKRRDEQKKLISKMKTKYEVKFIDGDYNPQDFYDAVQGFENEPERGKRCAICFALRLNYTGKVAEQIGADYFATTLTLSPLKNAHLINEIGKNIKCKSQYLCTDFKKKEGYKRSIELSKEFELYRQNYCGCIFSKRNRK; the protein is encoded by the coding sequence ATGAAAATAAATTATCAGAAAAAGTTGGATAGGCTTATTGCCTATCATCAAAGTAAGGGTGAAGTGCCTACCCTACTTTTACATTCTTGTTGTGCACCTTGCAGTAGCTATTGCATAGAATATCTATCAAACTACTTTAAGATTACTGTACTGTACTTTAACCCTAATATTGGTGAAAAGTCAGAATACTTAAAAAGAAGAGATGAACAGAAAAAGTTAATCTCTAAAATGAAAACTAAGTATGAAGTAAAGTTTATTGATGGTGACTACAACCCTCAGGACTTTTATGATGCAGTACAAGGTTTTGAAAACGAACCTGAAAGAGGCAAAAGATGTGCAATCTGTTTTGCACTTAGACTTAATTACACAGGTAAAGTTGCTGAGCAAATCGGTGCTGATTATTTTGCTACTACATTAACTTTAAGTCCATTAAAGAATGCTCATTTAATAAACGAAATAGGCAAAAATATTAAATGTAAATCACAGTACCTATGTACTGACTTTAAGAAAAAAGAAGGCTACAAAAGAAGTATTGAACTTTCAAAAGAGTTTGAACTTTATAGGCAAAATTATTGTGGTTGTATTTTTTCAAAGAGAAATCGAAAGTAA
- the cytX gene encoding putative hydroxymethylpyrimidine transporter CytX, translating into MNKKGTSLFENGLIWFGAGVSLAEILTGTYFAPLGFQKGIWAIIIGHIIGCLMLFFAGLIGGKVRKSSMETVKQSFGSKGGLLFSVLNVLQLVGWTAIMIYDGAISATSIFNTGRWVWCLVIGALIVLWILIGIKNLGKVNTVAMSALFILTIILCFVIFNDGTFTSTISDEMTFGAAVELSVAMPLSWLPLISDYTREAEKPVKATAVSAITYGIISCWMYVIGMSAAIFTGESDIAQIMIKAGLGIAGLLIIIFSTVTTTFLDAYSAGISAESIFSKLKGKYMAVAVTVIGTIGAIIFPMDDITDFLYLIGSVFAPMIAIQIADFFILKEDRSNKQVSIVNLLVWVVGFVVYRLLMQVDIIVGNTLPDMLITLILCVVVNLIVNAVKKKN; encoded by the coding sequence ATGAATAAAAAGGGTACAAGTTTATTTGAAAATGGGTTAATCTGGTTTGGTGCAGGTGTTTCATTAGCAGAAATTTTAACAGGAACATATTTTGCACCACTGGGTTTTCAAAAAGGCATTTGGGCAATTATTATCGGACATATCATTGGATGTTTAATGTTGTTCTTTGCAGGTTTAATCGGTGGTAAAGTAAGAAAAAGCTCAATGGAAACAGTTAAGCAGAGCTTTGGCTCAAAGGGTGGCTTACTTTTCTCAGTACTAAATGTTCTTCAGCTTGTTGGTTGGACAGCTATTATGATTTATGACGGAGCAATTTCTGCTACAAGTATTTTCAATACAGGCAGATGGGTATGGTGCTTAGTTATCGGTGCATTAATTGTGCTATGGATTTTAATTGGCATCAAGAATTTAGGTAAGGTAAATACAGTTGCTATGTCAGCACTGTTTATCCTAACAATTATTCTTTGCTTTGTTATTTTTAATGACGGTACATTTACTTCAACAATCAGTGACGAAATGACATTTGGTGCAGCAGTTGAACTTTCTGTTGCAATGCCACTATCTTGGCTACCACTAATCTCTGACTATACAAGAGAAGCTGAAAAGCCTGTTAAGGCTACAGCAGTAAGTGCTATTACATACGGTATCATCAGTTGTTGGATGTATGTAATCGGTATGAGTGCAGCTATCTTTACAGGTGAAAGTGATATTGCCCAGATTATGATTAAAGCAGGTCTTGGTATTGCAGGTCTACTAATCATTATCTTCTCAACAGTTACAACAACTTTCCTAGATGCTTATTCTGCCGGTATTTCAGCAGAGTCAATTTTCTCAAAGCTAAAGGGTAAGTATATGGCAGTTGCAGTTACCGTTATAGGTACAATTGGTGCAATTATTTTCCCAATGGATGATATTACAGATTTCCTATATTTAATCGGTTCAGTATTTGCACCTATGATTGCAATTCAAATTGCCGATTTCTTTATCCTAAAAGAAGATAGAAGTAATAAACAAGTTTCTATCGTTAACCTACTTGTATGGGTAGTTGGTTTTGTAGTTTATAGACTACTAATGCAGGTTGATATTATTGTAGGTAATACTCTACCGGATATGCTTATCACCCTAATTCTATGCGTAGTAGTTAACCTAATTGTAAATGCAGTAAAGAAGAAAAATTGA
- a CDS encoding SHOCT domain-containing protein, whose product MHLNVMSYTSFESNDIIVIYIIASIVSLIISALLALIPANIAKKKGYSFGVWWLYGWFLFIVALIHVQFIEDKNAPKMPYPNGYIPYVPVETKSESESVADELSKYKKLFDQGVLTEEEFNAKKEQLLKLI is encoded by the coding sequence ATGCATCTAAATGTTATGAGTTATACGAGTTTTGAAAGTAATGATATAATTGTAATTTATATAATTGCTTCAATTGTTTCATTAATAATAAGTGCATTACTTGCTTTGATACCGGCTAATATAGCTAAGAAAAAGGGTTACAGCTTTGGTGTTTGGTGGCTATATGGTTGGTTCTTGTTTATTGTGGCACTTATCCATGTTCAATTTATTGAGGATAAAAATGCACCTAAAATGCCTTATCCAAATGGTTATATACCTTATGTTCCTGTTGAAACAAAGAGTGAAAGTGAATCGGTTGCTGATGAACTGAGTAAATATAAAAAGCTTTTTGACCAAGGTGTTTTAACTGAGGAAGAATTTAACGCAAAGAAAGAACAACTGCTAAAGTTGATTTAA
- a CDS encoding LysR family transcriptional regulator, with protein MTLQQLKYVVAVADKGTISKASKELFVSQPSLTNAIRELEKEMNISIFNRTNKGTVVSQEGEKFLRYARQVLEQASLLESAFKGNVKQKKSFCVSTQHYSFAVNAFVDLIKKYGEDEYDFSLRETETYEVIDDVAKMKSELGIVYLNSFNEKALGKIFKSNNLKFTELFTANPHIFVSTSNPLANKKSVKMKDLAPYPYLSYEQGEHNSFYYSEEIFSTEERLKNIRVTDRATLFNLLIGLNGYTVCSGVIDSSLNGENIVSIPLDKEGVMRVGILTHNDIIQSEMAQYYINSLSKYINVE; from the coding sequence ATGACCTTACAACAACTTAAATATGTTGTAGCAGTAGCAGATAAAGGCACTATCAGCAAAGCATCAAAGGAACTTTTTGTTTCTCAGCCTAGCCTTACAAATGCTATCAGAGAACTGGAAAAGGAAATGAATATTTCTATTTTTAATAGAACAAATAAGGGTACTGTTGTTTCACAAGAAGGTGAGAAATTCTTGCGTTATGCTCGTCAAGTGCTGGAACAAGCAAGTTTACTTGAAAGTGCTTTTAAGGGCAATGTAAAGCAGAAGAAAAGCTTTTGTGTGTCAACTCAGCACTATTCCTTTGCAGTAAATGCATTTGTTGATTTAATCAAAAAGTATGGGGAAGATGAGTATGATTTTTCCCTAAGAGAAACAGAAACTTATGAAGTTATTGATGATGTTGCCAAGATGAAAAGTGAATTGGGAATTGTATATCTTAATTCTTTTAACGAAAAAGCATTAGGAAAAATCTTTAAAAGTAATAACCTAAAGTTCACAGAATTATTTACTGCTAATCCTCATATTTTTGTCAGTACAAGTAACCCGTTAGCAAATAAAAAGTCAGTAAAAATGAAAGACTTAGCACCATATCCATACTTGTCATACGAACAAGGTGAGCATAATTCTTTCTACTATTCTGAAGAAATTTTCAGCACAGAAGAACGACTAAAGAATATTAGAGTAACCGATAGAGCAACTTTGTTTAATCTATTAATCGGTCTTAACGGTTATACAGTTTGTAGTGGTGTTATTGACAGTTCATTAAACGGTGAAAATATTGTCAGTATTCCTCTTGATAAAGAGGGCGTTATGCGTGTAGGTATCTTAACTCATAATGATATTATCCAAAGTGAAATGGCTCAGTATTATATTAATTCACTAAGTAAATATATTAATGTAGAATAA
- a CDS encoding phosphotransferase — protein sequence MKFEKVLAERKDKVIYKDGDKCIKVFDESYKKSDILNEALNQARVEETGLNIPKIHEVTKIDGKWAIVTDFIEGKTLAQLMEENPDKEDEYLNQFVDIQLEVLGKKAPLLTKLWDKMSRKIDETTLDATTRFELQARVSGMKRHHKVCHGDFNPSNIIITPDGVPYVLDWSHATQGNASADAARTYLIFTLAGNEELAKKYLKLFSKKADIPIQLVQEWMPVVAASQSVKGNPEERELLLSWADVASYE from the coding sequence ATGAAATTTGAGAAAGTTTTAGCTGAAAGAAAAGACAAAGTTATTTACAAAGACGGCGACAAGTGTATCAAAGTTTTTGATGAAAGTTATAAAAAATCAGATATTCTGAATGAAGCTCTTAATCAGGCTCGTGTAGAAGAAACCGGTCTTAACATACCAAAGATTCACGAAGTTACAAAGATTGACGGTAAGTGGGCAATCGTAACTGACTTTATTGAGGGCAAGACACTTGCTCAGTTAATGGAAGAAAACCCTGACAAGGAAGATGAATATCTAAATCAGTTTGTTGATATTCAACTTGAAGTTCTTGGCAAGAAAGCTCCTCTACTAACTAAGCTATGGGACAAAATGTCCAGAAAGATTGATGAAACTACTCTTGATGCAACAACAAGATTTGAACTTCAAGCCAGAGTTTCCGGTATGAAGCGTCATCACAAGGTTTGCCATGGTGATTTTAACCCAAGTAACATTATCATTACACCTGATGGTGTTCCATATGTACTTGACTGGTCACACGCAACTCAGGGTAATGCATCTGCTGATGCAGCAAGAACTTACCTAATCTTTACTTTAGCCGGTAACGAAGAACTAGCTAAGAAGTATCTAAAGCTATTTAGCAAGAAAGCTGATATTCCAATTCAGCTGGTACAAGAATGGATGCCTGTTGTTGCAGCATCTCAGTCAGTTAAGGGCAACCCTGAGGAGAGAGAGTTACTTCTATCTTGGGCAGATGTTGCTTCTTACGAATAA
- a CDS encoding fructose-1,6-bisphosphatase — MVNMEKIRFLQCLSKQYPTIDSAATEIINLQSILNLPKGTEHFLSDIHGEYRAFSHVLRNGSGAVMKKIDDVFGDTLFEDQKEDLASLIYYPSEKLDYVKSQGKADDSWYRTTLYRLVSVCQIVSSKYTRSKVRKAMPDNFRYVIEELITEKKEVLNKKAYYDEIINTIIEIGCADEFIIEMSNLIQQLVIDHLHIIGDIYDRGYGSHFVMDSLLNYHSLDIQWGNHDVLWMGASAGQTACIANIVRTSILYDNLSVLENGYGISMMPLVLFAMEQYADDPCEQFAIRFRHNQGMTTQTKLAMKMQKAITVIQFKLEGQLIAKHPEYKMDNRRLLDKIDIKKGTVLLDGKEYEILDKNFPTINFDNPYELTKEEQSVIAKLRNSFINCGKLKKHIKLLLNKGGLYRVYNNNILFHGCVPMNEDGTFRKINLFGEDLCGKALYDEIERCARKAFFSVNEDERRTGRDILWYLWNGPDSPLYGRDKMTTFERYFIEDESTHKEKKDVYYKLINDDKVVDSIFAEFGAKGENAHIINGHVPIHHTEGESPVKCNGKVILIDGGFSQPYHKVTGIAGYTLIYNSYGLMLTAHEPFKSVDATIRSGRDMQTNQVAKEVSQKRILVGDTDNGKRLRENIKDLKELIKAYRDGTIRQNQKN, encoded by the coding sequence ATGGTCAATATGGAAAAGATAAGATTTCTACAATGTTTGTCAAAGCAATATCCTACAATAGATAGTGCAGCAACAGAAATTATCAACTTACAGTCTATACTTAACTTGCCTAAAGGTACAGAACATTTTTTGTCTGATATTCACGGTGAATACAGAGCTTTTTCTCATGTTCTTCGCAATGGTTCAGGTGCAGTTATGAAGAAGATTGATGATGTATTTGGAGATACTCTATTTGAAGACCAAAAGGAAGATTTAGCATCTTTAATATATTACCCATCCGAAAAGTTAGATTATGTTAAGTCACAAGGTAAAGCTGATGACAGTTGGTATCGTACAACTTTATACAGATTGGTTTCTGTATGTCAGATAGTTTCTTCAAAATATACTCGTTCAAAGGTTAGAAAGGCTATGCCTGATAACTTTAGATATGTTATTGAGGAACTTATTACAGAGAAAAAGGAAGTCCTAAACAAGAAAGCCTACTATGACGAAATCATCAATACAATTATTGAAATCGGTTGTGCTGATGAATTTATCATTGAAATGTCTAACCTAATTCAGCAACTTGTAATTGACCATTTACATATTATCGGTGATATTTATGACAGAGGCTATGGCTCACACTTTGTAATGGATAGTTTGCTTAACTACCATAGTCTTGATATTCAATGGGGTAATCACGATGTATTGTGGATGGGTGCATCAGCAGGACAAACTGCTTGTATTGCAAACATTGTTCGTACAAGTATTTTGTATGATAACCTATCTGTACTTGAAAATGGTTACGGTATCAGTATGATGCCTCTTGTACTTTTTGCTATGGAGCAATATGCCGATGACCCTTGTGAGCAGTTTGCCATTAGATTTAGACACAATCAAGGTATGACTACCCAAACAAAACTTGCAATGAAAATGCAAAAAGCCATTACTGTTATTCAGTTTAAACTTGAGGGTCAGCTAATTGCAAAACACCCTGAATACAAGATGGATAACAGAAGATTACTGGATAAGATTGATATTAAAAAGGGAACTGTTTTGTTAGATGGTAAGGAATATGAAATTCTGGACAAAAATTTCCCTACTATTAATTTTGACAATCCTTATGAACTGACTAAGGAAGAACAATCTGTTATTGCGAAACTTAGAAATTCATTTATAAATTGTGGTAAGCTAAAGAAACATATTAAGCTACTACTTAATAAAGGTGGACTTTATCGAGTTTATAACAATAACATTCTTTTCCATGGTTGTGTGCCAATGAATGAGGACGGTACTTTTAGAAAGATAAATCTTTTTGGTGAAGATTTGTGTGGTAAGGCTCTTTATGATGAGATTGAGCGTTGTGCCAGAAAAGCTTTTTTCTCAGTAAATGAAGATGAGAGAAGAACCGGTAGGGATATTCTATGGTACTTGTGGAATGGTCCTGATTCTCCACTTTATGGTCGTGACAAAATGACCACATTTGAAAGATACTTTATTGAAGATGAATCAACCCATAAAGAAAAGAAAGATGTTTATTATAAACTAATTAATGATGATAAAGTGGTTGACAGTATTTTTGCCGAATTTGGAGCAAAAGGAGAAAATGCCCATATTATTAACGGTCATGTTCCTATTCATCATACTGAGGGAGAAAGTCCTGTTAAGTGTAACGGTAAAGTAATTTTGATAGATGGTGGGTTTAGTCAGCCTTATCATAAGGTAACAGGTATTGCCGGTTACACATTAATTTATAATTCCTATGGGTTAATGCTAACTGCCCATGAACCTTTTAAGTCTGTAGATGCTACAATTAGAAGTGGCAGAGATATGCAGACAAATCAGGTAGCAAAGGAAGTTAGCCAAAAGAGAATTCTTGTAGGTGATACCGATAACGGTAAAAGACTGAGAGAAAATATTAAAGACCTAAAGGAACTTATCAAAGCATATAGAGACGGTACAATTCGCCAAAATCAAAAGAACTAA
- a CDS encoding 5-methyltetrahydropteroyltriglutamate--homocysteine S-methyltransferase, which produces MSNLHIPFRYDVVGSFLRPAKLKEARADFEQGKITADELKAVEDKAIIDLVEKQKKAGLKVITDGEFRRATWHLDFMWGFNGVEHKKTEKGVQFHGEPALIDDTWLSDKITVDNHPFVEHYKFVKALEDENTVAKQTIPAPAQFFQQMIIPANIETTRKFYPTDEELIEDIAKGYRKVIKDLYDAGCRNVQFDDCTWGVLVAEGSVARYGEGADFKEISEKLLKVNNLAIEGKPEDMVIATHVCRGNYHSAYFSSGAYDPVAEPLFGRENVSAYYLEFDDERSGSFEPLKYVSGDKKVVLGLITSKSPKLEDKKVVIDRIKEASKYVPLDRLYLSPQCGFASCEIGNKLTEEEQWAKIALVKEIAEEVWG; this is translated from the coding sequence ATGAGTAATTTACATATTCCTTTTAGATATGATGTTGTAGGTAGTTTCCTAAGACCTGCAAAATTAAAAGAAGCAAGAGCAGATTTTGAACAAGGCAAAATTACTGCTGATGAACTAAAAGCAGTAGAAGATAAGGCTATTATCGACCTAGTAGAAAAGCAGAAAAAAGCCGGTCTAAAGGTTATCACAGACGGTGAATTCCGTAGAGCAACTTGGCACTTAGACTTTATGTGGGGCTTCAATGGTGTTGAACACAAGAAAACCGAAAAGGGCGTTCAGTTCCATGGTGAACCGGCACTAATTGACGATACATGGCTAAGTGACAAAATCACAGTAGACAACCACCCATTCGTAGAACACTATAAATTTGTTAAGGCTTTAGAAGATGAAAATACTGTTGCAAAACAGACTATCCCTGCACCGGCACAGTTCTTTCAGCAGATGATTATTCCGGCAAATATTGAAACAACAAGAAAGTTCTATCCAACAGATGAAGAACTAATTGAAGATATTGCAAAGGGCTATAGAAAGGTTATTAAAGACCTATATGATGCCGGTTGTAGAAATGTTCAGTTTGATGACTGTACATGGGGTGTGTTAGTAGCAGAGGGCAGTGTTGCTCGTTACGGTGAAGGTGCTGACTTTAAAGAAATCAGCGAAAAGCTACTAAAAGTAAACAACCTTGCTATTGAAGGTAAGCCTGAAGATATGGTTATTGCAACTCATGTTTGTAGAGGCAACTACCACTCAGCTTACTTTAGCAGTGGTGCTTATGACCCTGTAGCAGAACCACTATTCGGCAGAGAAAATGTTTCTGCTTATTATCTTGAATTTGATGATGAACGCTCAGGTTCATTTGAACCATTAAAGTATGTTTCAGGTGACAAGAAAGTTGTTCTTGGTCTTATTACTTCTAAGTCACCTAAGTTGGAGGACAAGAAGGTAGTAATTGACAGAATTAAGGAAGCATCAAAGTATGTTCCACTTGACAGATTATACCTAAGTCCACAGTGTGGTTTTGCATCATGTGAAATCGGTAACAAACTTACTGAAGAAGAACAGTGGGCAAAGATTGCTCTTGTTAAGGAAATTGCAGAAGAAGTTTGGGGCTAA